actgcctctggtaTCAGAGACATTGGAGGTtttgtgcacctcacgtggtttcgcagtgcctccgtAATCGACCCACCTTTGATCGAGCGATGCGGCATGcgaggacgtcatcatgtgatgtcacgttacttgacgtcatagtgacgtcacgaatgATGGCGACTGATGACGTCATGTActgacgtcgtcacatgatgacgattttttgcatcgctcgtgttgacgccgacgctgcatgccgacgccgacggtcatttttcgcgtttgatcaggcatctaaagctttcgccttaaagaaagaacaaagcagagaaagaaaacaaacaacgGAACGTCATTTTCCAGGATTTTGTTTTTTGACTATTCTATGCGGGCGCTTGAGACGCTTCTGTGTCCCAGACTTCACGTCACCCGTGTGAGATTCTTTCACTCTCGGAGGCGTTGGGTGAACGCGTTCGGACAAATGCGCGTGGAAACCACATTCCGGATGGTCGCAGCATTCGGGATAGCGTCCGAGCTTTCCTGAAGCGATGCGGCAGGCACCGTCGCTCAAGTCGACGACAAATTTGGGACACCTGCGTCAAAGCTCTATGAGTTCACAAATGCAGTAAATGGTGCTAAATGAGCCGTAAATAATTTGCCTGTTTGCTATCACACCCGAATGTGCATGAAAGATGACTGAGGTCGTATTAGGACACGGATACGATTTCCTGTATGAAATGtacgcacggtaacctttccaaAATCTTAGCACAAGTAATATTTATTTCAGCTAGCCTCAAACTTTCACATTAAGGATTGTGTCGCCCTATTACAGCTTATTGTAGTTGCTATAATCACGAAGAAGTAAGTACGTGTGGTTTCTTTCCTCCACTCAATGCAACCGAAAAGTTAGAAACTTGTTCACTTATACAATTTCATGCATGAGTAATTTACCAAAAAGAGTGTTAGAAAATAACGGAGAAAGATTTTTCTTTTCAGTATGTAGAGTTAAGTAAGCGATGACTGAAAACACTCAGATGGTTCTTCTGGATAGTCGTTACTTGCAGGTCTTCTGGGCGATCACTGTTATTTTAATACTCACGCATACGTGACAGGGGTTTATCTCTCCACAGCGATAACGTTACATCTGGCGCATTTTTCGAGGATAATATCTTTACAGCCACGTGCACCTGATAATGAAGTCGAGAAATGTATATAAAAATGAACTGTTACTTCAATTTATACGTAGTAATGGTaaggaagatagaaaaaaaaggaagttgaCCAAAAGGCGATTTGCCAGTGGCATTACAGAAGTGGCTGTTCCAGCGTACAATTTCTTGGCCGTTTGTGCTATGAGTGCTATAGATACAGCCCTGAGAATGTGAAACACTGCCACTGAAGGCCATGGAATCGGATATGGATTACCGTTTAAGCCGCAGGCAGCACGTACTGCGTGAGTTTGCAAGTGGTCCAATGTTCGCTTTAAAGTATTTTTTGAAGGATTCAACTTGGACTTACTCGATGAACGTAATTGACCTTACGCTGGCAGCACAGATGTAGCGTACACACGCAATATCGTCATAGAATGAATGTCCGTCTTGGATCACCCCGAGGTTTGTATCGCAGGTGCCTGAAACGAAGTATTGAAAAAAACAGCAGCACTCATTGCGGGCGATTCAGTGCGATGTTTTCTGCACAGGCTGCCAAACAATGCGCAGTGGCGTTCGAGCAAAGACCAAATCTTCAGTAcggcttagatagatagatagatagatagatagatagatagatagatagatagatagatagatagatagatagatagatagatagatagatagatagatagatagatagatagatagatagatagatagattttttaATGATATCATCGGAGATGTTTGTCTGGTTTATcgtctggcttgctactccaggtgtcaggTGATGACTATAAtgtatacaatgatcacatatacccAGAAacaataaaattcggcagatcccacgcgttgtgggaatcgttttaatgcgaagcagtcagcgagtacttctatgctgtactttatggttttgagccaagcgttacgaggtggattgatttgtttttgtaagtgtagcagctatgggtgcacatcgtgggcttaccaggcacgtcgacaacactggcgtttaaagggtaacttatggagcgacgtaacatcagccctcacgttacagtacctacgtcagtattatcgaaagtgagtgcactttatggtgcaatcatgtgaatatcacacgtaactttcgttattgtatttcACAGGGAtttagcaatgcttcaatataacttgctcaatcataggcatacaaatgtaatgtttattagctgctataaaagcggagccagcacagGAACAACAaatgttaacctgacatgacgcctgtatcgtaagagtacatatgcaatgtttattactttcttgtgaaattagatagccagcaccacaaacacaattgacgttgcaccgacattgcgcctgcataggctgtttttccaaactagtttatagacctggcgtggctctgtggtagaatacctgattgctgcgtaaaatgcttgtcttcgattcctgctgggatcctattttttattctttccattcatcgggtcaatgctgccgatgtcggtttttcttaacgctctaatttaaattaccaatgtttgttctcgccgttcctgggtagatataaactgtcagtcacctgtggcgcacacccgtacgcCGGGATCCgtggttaacgggtatgtgccacacgtgtctggaggaaagggtttgacgacgtacgcgacaggattttcacgttattcatttcatgacccgacagtcatatttgtcaaatcctcttaccctcccatgccaattttggtcgacaccaagttaaagaggtgatcatgagagcacccagacgtaggcggctagatagatagatagatagatagatagatagatagatagatagatagatagatagatagatagatagat
This window of the Rhipicephalus sanguineus isolate Rsan-2018 chromosome 2, BIME_Rsan_1.4, whole genome shotgun sequence genome carries:
- the LOC119381521 gene encoding uncharacterized protein LOC119381521, producing the protein MKPSSFWVVSAAALMVVGEAQAADILYRMDFVNGTCDTNLGVIQDGHSFYDDIACVRYICAASVRSITFIECPKFVVDLSDGACRIASGKLGRYPECCDHPECGFHAHLSERVHPTPPRVKESHTGDVKSGTQKRLKRPHRIVKKQNPGK